One genomic region from Proteus vulgaris encodes:
- a CDS encoding bifunctional 4-hydroxy-2-oxoglutarate aldolase/2-dehydro-3-deoxy-phosphogluconate aldolase, with amino-acid sequence MPHSSIKAPLIHSTRHTMSTLLEQLSALKIIPVIAIKNADDVVALGKALVENGMPSAEITFRTPAAAEAIRQLRNEFPKMIICAGTVLTKAQVDQAIEAGADFIVSPGFNPRIVQYCQQRGIPIIPGINTPSLVEEAMELGINLLKFFPAELSGGIGMLKALSAVYPVSFMPTGGVNANNVKDYLALPRVVACGGTWMVPSDLVDNQKWEEIGALAKEAMAAL; translated from the coding sequence ATGCCACATTCTTCAATAAAAGCGCCACTTATTCATTCAACGAGACACACTATGTCAACATTACTTGAACAACTTTCGGCACTAAAAATTATTCCTGTTATCGCAATTAAAAATGCAGATGATGTTGTTGCATTGGGTAAAGCATTAGTTGAAAACGGTATGCCTAGTGCTGAAATAACTTTTCGTACTCCTGCGGCTGCAGAAGCTATTCGCCAGTTAAGAAATGAATTCCCGAAAATGATCATTTGTGCCGGTACGGTATTAACGAAAGCACAGGTTGATCAGGCAATCGAAGCCGGTGCAGATTTTATTGTGAGTCCGGGATTTAACCCTCGCATTGTGCAGTATTGCCAGCAAAGAGGCATTCCTATTATTCCGGGTATTAACACGCCAAGTTTAGTTGAAGAGGCAATGGAACTCGGCATTAATTTATTGAAGTTTTTCCCAGCAGAACTTTCTGGTGGTATTGGCATGCTTAAAGCGTTGAGTGCCGTTTATCCTGTCTCTTTTATGCCGACAGGCGGAGTTAATGCCAACAATGTGAAAGATTACCTCGCATTACCTCGTGTTGTTGCTTGTGGTGGTACATGGATGGTGCCTTCAGATCTCGTTGATAATCAAAAATGGGAAGAAATAGGCGCTCTTGCTAAAGAAGCAATGGCAGCTTTGTAA